In Macadamia integrifolia cultivar HAES 741 chromosome 13, SCU_Mint_v3, whole genome shotgun sequence, one DNA window encodes the following:
- the LOC122059505 gene encoding origin of replication complex subunit 5 isoform X1, whose translation MGNEEAPKITKRTTRSSSSTVHSNSTTETRKTNDPHPLSTSDYPVIGEEPTNLDALLSCFPGRRLQIQELLHLIGPLNCPMLPLFLYGGASTGKTSIIVQIFRHLKRPFVYSSCRTCYSPRILFESTLNQLLLHRRNMENSYSSAKRCERPADFVNFLREALTDFINNLKGYVRKSCPKEPVDQGGGRMVYLIFDNVELIQEWDKNSGIISLLFKLHDILKMPDVGLIFISNTSPDTYYSNTGYVEPIPVHFPDYNEGDLSEIFMRNQKNPKLYSSFLDSVVLRSFCRITKRVDELSTAFQPLFEKYCEPISDAGIVPNEEMKRRLFSHLRPHIASALNEDFKVSSVPSFSVEANKNKSQRKGSIMKFGTGEYSDELDLHLSISAKYLLISAFLASRNPATLDASLFDSTGGSDGRKRRRKSSVTAMEHKETAEKELLMKGPGSFPLERLLAIFQCLISVAEGPLEEEQQDAGQMESDDGEMGLMSDVLLHLSTLCNANFVTKGGTCPLEGSTRYRCNVAEEMALKVARSLKFPLSKYLYRR comes from the exons ATGGGCAATGAAGAGGCCCCAAAAATTACCAAAAGAACAACCAGATCATCCTCTTCCACAGTTCATTCAAATAGTACCACTGAAACCAGAAAAACAAATGATCCCCACCCTCTATCAACGAGCGATTATCCAGTAATTGGTGAAGAGCCCACAAACTTGGATGCTTTACTCTCTTGTTTTCCTGGTAGACGACTTCAGATTCAAGAGCTCCTGCACTTGATTGGTCCCTTGAATTGTCCCAtgcttcctctctttctttatgGTGGTGCTTCTACTGGGAAAACGAGTATCATAGTTCAAATTTTTAGACATCTCAAACGCCCATTTGTGTATTCAAGCTGTCGTACTTGCTACAGTCCACGTATCCTATTTGAATCTACACTAAATCAGTTGTTGCTTCATAGGAGGAATATGGAAAATAGTTATTCTAGTGCAAAGCGCTGTGAAAGACCTGCTGATTTTGTTAATTTTCTCCGTGAAGCCTTGACAGATTTTATAAATAATCTCAAGGGTTATGTGAGAAAATCATGTCCAAAGGAGCCGGTAGACCAAGGAGGTGGAAGGATGGTTTACTTGATATTTGATAATGTGGAGCTTATTCAGGAGTGGGACAAGAATTCTGGTATAATTTCCTTACTGTTCAAGCTCCATGATATCCTGAAGATGCCTGATGTGGGTCTGATCTTCATCAGCAATACATCACCAGACACCTATTATTCAAATACTGGCTACGTGGAGCCTATTCCTGTTCATTTTCCAGATTATAATGAGGGTGATCTTTCTGAGATCTTTATGAGAAACCAGAAGAATCCAAagctttattcttcttttcttga CAGTGTGGTCCTAAGATCTTTCTGTAGAATTACAAAACGGGTTGATGAGTTATCTACTGCTTTTCAACCATTGTTTGAGAAATATTGTGAACCAATAAGTGATGCGGGGATTGTtccaaatgaagaaatgaagagaagGCTATTCAGTCACCTTCGACCACACATAGCTTCTGCTCTGAATGAGGATTTTAAGGTCTCTTCTGTGCCTTCTTTTAGTGTTGAAGCCAACAAGAATAAATCCCAACGAAAAGGCAGTATCATGAAATTTGGAACCGGGGAATATTCTGATGAGTTAGATCTCCATCTGTCTATCTCAGCCAAGTATCTGCTTATTTCTGCTTTtcttgcttcaagaaacccggCCACCCTTGATGCATCCCTATTTGATTCAACAGGGGGTTCAGATGGTAGAAAGCGCAGGAGAAA GAGCTCTGTAACTGCAATGGAGCATAAGGAAACTGCAGAGAAAGAGTTGCTCATGAAAGGACCAGGATCTTTCCCATTGGAAAGGCTGCTAGCAATATTTCAGTGTCTCATATCAGTGGCAGAAGGTCCACTCGAGGAAGAGCAGCAAGATGCTGGTCAGATGGAGTCGGATGATGGTGAGATGGGGCTCATGTCTGATGTTCTATTGCATCTCTCCACACTGTGTAATGCTAATTTTGTCACCAAAGGAGGAACCTGCCCATTAGAAGGATCCACTAGGTACCGATGTAATGTGGCTGAAGAAATGGCTTTAAAG GTTGCAAGGAGCTTGAAGTTCCCTCTATCCAAGTATTTATATAGAAGATGA
- the LOC122059505 gene encoding origin of replication complex subunit 5 isoform X2: MGNEEAPKITKRTTRSSSSTVHSNSTTETRKTNDPHPLSTSDYPVIGEEPTNLDALLSCFPGRRLQIQELLHLIGPLNCPMLPLFLYGGASTGKTSIIVQIFRHLKRPFVYSSCRTCYSPRILFESTLNQLLLHRRNMENSYSSAKRCERPADFVNFLREALTDFINNLKGYVRKSCPKEPVDQGGGRMVYLIFDNVELIQEWDKNSGIISLLFKLHDILKMPDVGLIFISNTSPDTYYSNTGYVEPIPVHFPDYNEGDLSEIFMRNQKNPKLYSSFLDVVLRSFCRITKRVDELSTAFQPLFEKYCEPISDAGIVPNEEMKRRLFSHLRPHIASALNEDFKVSSVPSFSVEANKNKSQRKGSIMKFGTGEYSDELDLHLSISAKYLLISAFLASRNPATLDASLFDSTGGSDGRKRRRKSSVTAMEHKETAEKELLMKGPGSFPLERLLAIFQCLISVAEGPLEEEQQDAGQMESDDGEMGLMSDVLLHLSTLCNANFVTKGGTCPLEGSTRYRCNVAEEMALKVARSLKFPLSKYLYRR; this comes from the exons ATGGGCAATGAAGAGGCCCCAAAAATTACCAAAAGAACAACCAGATCATCCTCTTCCACAGTTCATTCAAATAGTACCACTGAAACCAGAAAAACAAATGATCCCCACCCTCTATCAACGAGCGATTATCCAGTAATTGGTGAAGAGCCCACAAACTTGGATGCTTTACTCTCTTGTTTTCCTGGTAGACGACTTCAGATTCAAGAGCTCCTGCACTTGATTGGTCCCTTGAATTGTCCCAtgcttcctctctttctttatgGTGGTGCTTCTACTGGGAAAACGAGTATCATAGTTCAAATTTTTAGACATCTCAAACGCCCATTTGTGTATTCAAGCTGTCGTACTTGCTACAGTCCACGTATCCTATTTGAATCTACACTAAATCAGTTGTTGCTTCATAGGAGGAATATGGAAAATAGTTATTCTAGTGCAAAGCGCTGTGAAAGACCTGCTGATTTTGTTAATTTTCTCCGTGAAGCCTTGACAGATTTTATAAATAATCTCAAGGGTTATGTGAGAAAATCATGTCCAAAGGAGCCGGTAGACCAAGGAGGTGGAAGGATGGTTTACTTGATATTTGATAATGTGGAGCTTATTCAGGAGTGGGACAAGAATTCTGGTATAATTTCCTTACTGTTCAAGCTCCATGATATCCTGAAGATGCCTGATGTGGGTCTGATCTTCATCAGCAATACATCACCAGACACCTATTATTCAAATACTGGCTACGTGGAGCCTATTCCTGTTCATTTTCCAGATTATAATGAGGGTGATCTTTCTGAGATCTTTATGAGAAACCAGAAGAATCCAAagctttattcttcttttcttga TGTGGTCCTAAGATCTTTCTGTAGAATTACAAAACGGGTTGATGAGTTATCTACTGCTTTTCAACCATTGTTTGAGAAATATTGTGAACCAATAAGTGATGCGGGGATTGTtccaaatgaagaaatgaagagaagGCTATTCAGTCACCTTCGACCACACATAGCTTCTGCTCTGAATGAGGATTTTAAGGTCTCTTCTGTGCCTTCTTTTAGTGTTGAAGCCAACAAGAATAAATCCCAACGAAAAGGCAGTATCATGAAATTTGGAACCGGGGAATATTCTGATGAGTTAGATCTCCATCTGTCTATCTCAGCCAAGTATCTGCTTATTTCTGCTTTtcttgcttcaagaaacccggCCACCCTTGATGCATCCCTATTTGATTCAACAGGGGGTTCAGATGGTAGAAAGCGCAGGAGAAA GAGCTCTGTAACTGCAATGGAGCATAAGGAAACTGCAGAGAAAGAGTTGCTCATGAAAGGACCAGGATCTTTCCCATTGGAAAGGCTGCTAGCAATATTTCAGTGTCTCATATCAGTGGCAGAAGGTCCACTCGAGGAAGAGCAGCAAGATGCTGGTCAGATGGAGTCGGATGATGGTGAGATGGGGCTCATGTCTGATGTTCTATTGCATCTCTCCACACTGTGTAATGCTAATTTTGTCACCAAAGGAGGAACCTGCCCATTAGAAGGATCCACTAGGTACCGATGTAATGTGGCTGAAGAAATGGCTTTAAAG GTTGCAAGGAGCTTGAAGTTCCCTCTATCCAAGTATTTATATAGAAGATGA